In Methanocaldococcus sp. FS406-22, the genomic stretch CGTAATTTGTTCTTGCACAAACCTGCATCGCCCTAATTATATCCATTCCACTTCTCACAGCCATGGTTAAATCATTTAAAAATATGGGGTAGTATCTTTCCTTTTGATTTTCAATGATAAAACGCCAATAACTTGTTAAAATAAATGGGAGAATAAGAAACAAAATTCCAAACATTAAGAAGTCAGTTCTATGGAGTGTAAAGATTGACTTACCAATAAAAAATAGGAGAAAGAAAATCATAGATAGCATCCAAAAAAATAAGGTAATAAAATGAATTGGCTTCCATTTAAATTTCATTTTTATGCCTTCTATTTCTGGTTCATCAAATTCTTTCAAGACATCCAACAAAGATATGTTTAACTTAAAATCTTTTGGTAGTATCCCATAAACCAATCCCATATATATTATTGATGCTATTGGTACCCACAGATAAAACGTTAGTGGAAGTAACCTTGGGTCTCCAAAAAACGACATTGTTTGCAAGATTGCACTAATCGATGAAGCTACAGGAACTGTCATAACTACAAATAGAGGAATCATACCACACGCTATCACATAAAACTCAGATAGTATTTCAACTTTTTCAATAGCTTCCAACAACTCTAACTTTCTCTCTTCCATCAATCTCTCGTATATTTCATAAAAAATGGTTTTCATCTCTGCTCCAACTATTAATGAGGCTACTATGTTATAATAAACTGCTGACAATTTTTTGCTTGGTGTTATCCTTGCCCTTCTTAAAAACGTTGTTATAATATCGTAATTAAATACTTTCGTATCTTTAACTATTTCTTTTGCCTCTTTGCTCATTCCTCCGTAGATATCTTCTTTTGACAGAGAACTAAATATTTCAACTACAGGAATATTTGCTGAAGATAAGGCAGAAATAAAGGCAAATGCATATGGTAGATTTTCATCTATACTCTTGGCTTTTTCTTCAGCTAAGATATATGGATATAGAACTCCAAGAAAAATGGTAACAAAAACTCCACCAAGAAGTGCAAATATTGCGTAAAATATATTGAACAATATTAGAAAAAGGATAAACATTATAAAACCTACAATAATAGAAGTTAAAAACACCACAGGCAAATATGTAGATGATACTGCATTTATTCCCGCCTTTAACAAGATTTCATCAAATTTTTCATCCTCTATCTTAAAAATTTTTATAGCCAATTTATAGTATTTTAGTTTTAAATTGGCAAAAAAACCCAAATTTAATCACCTTTGTGATATTTTTTATACTCACATATCTTTTTAACAAATTCTTCAAAATTTGGTCTTGTTTCACATAAATTCCTCAAAAACTCTGCCCTATTATAAAGCTCATTAATAATTTCTTTTTCTGAAATTCCAATGAATTCAGCTATTCTTCTTAATAGATAACTTTTTCCAGAAAATTCAAATGTATCTTCTTCAGGATTCCACCAAAAAACGTCATGTAATATAATATCATCAATTTTTGGGTCGTATTCAACAATTTCTGTTATACTTTTAGTTCTTCTAACAAATTTTCCTTTATAAATTAGTCTAACTTGCATACATATGGCATTTAGTTGTTCAAGCATAATCTTTGGGATATTCATCGGCTCTGCGTTCAACCTTCTTATAACCGCCTCTGGAGATTTAGCATGTATCGTTGATAACGCTAAATGTCCTGTGGTTATTGCTTGAAATAATATTTTTGCCTCTTCCCCCCTAACCTCTCCAACAATTAAATAATCGGGTCTCTGCCTTAACGCTGCTTTTAGCAAATCCATCATTGTTATTTCATACTCTTTCCCACCAAAACCTCCTCTTGTAGTTCCAGCAATCCAGTTTTCATGATA encodes the following:
- a CDS encoding type II secretion system F family protein, yielding MGFFANLKLKYYKLAIKIFKIEDEKFDEILLKAGINAVSSTYLPVVFLTSIIVGFIMFILFLILFNIFYAIFALLGGVFVTIFLGVLYPYILAEEKAKSIDENLPYAFAFISALSSANIPVVEIFSSLSKEDIYGGMSKEAKEIVKDTKVFNYDIITTFLRRARITPSKKLSAVYYNIVASLIVGAEMKTIFYEIYERLMEERKLELLEAIEKVEILSEFYVIACGMIPLFVVMTVPVASSISAILQTMSFFGDPRLLPLTFYLWVPIASIIYMGLVYGILPKDFKLNISLLDVLKEFDEPEIEGIKMKFKWKPIHFITLFFWMLSMIFFLLFFIGKSIFTLHRTDFLMFGILFLILPFILTSYWRFIIENQKERYYPIFLNDLTMAVRSGMDIIRAMQVCARTNYGPLTKIIKKMAIQMSWGRPVNEVFADLERTERSLIAKRIASILKECAVSGGDIKDILTSVTVHAYRLSEMKREISARQFIYVVVIYLSFFLYLGTSYIMIHSLLPTLLKNVQGLGIEFYKNYLFQGILIYSIFSGASLGILTERSVIAGIKHILVMLIVGYLLFKLYIGG